In the Verrucomicrobiia bacterium genome, one interval contains:
- a CDS encoding DUF192 domain-containing protein — translation MASGERKAAWVIGGMVLLLLGFAVWSLFMDWRSSTRVVVGDAVIDAQIARSEQERANGLSKVSSLKANEGMVFVFDKDDLWSVWMKGMRFSIDVIWLDKDKKVVHIVKNISPDTYPGTFKPKNPARYILEVPAGTVDAKNITIGKQASFELPRH, via the coding sequence ATGGCAAGCGGGGAACGAAAAGCAGCGTGGGTTATTGGAGGCATGGTACTGCTGCTATTGGGGTTCGCCGTTTGGTCTTTGTTTATGGATTGGCGGTCGTCTACCCGAGTGGTCGTGGGCGACGCTGTGATTGATGCGCAGATTGCTCGCAGCGAGCAAGAACGCGCTAATGGCCTCAGCAAAGTTTCATCGCTGAAAGCCAACGAAGGTATGGTGTTCGTTTTTGATAAAGACGATCTATGGAGTGTGTGGATGAAGGGCATGCGTTTTTCAATTGATGTTATTTGGCTCGACAAAGATAAAAAAGTAGTGCATATTGTCAAAAACATTTCGCCCGATACCTACCCCGGTACTTTTAAGCCGAAAAATCCAGCCCGATATATCCTAGAAGTGCCAGCCGGAACGGTTGACGCCAAAAATATTACCATTGGCAAACAGGCGAGCTTTGAACTCCCGCGTCACTAG
- a CDS encoding RimK family alpha-L-glutamate ligase, which produces MKIGILTHLPNYYTERRLEEEAQKRGHDVMMIRSSASHVEINSEHPTVIYQGQALDDLNAVIPRILPSASSYGNAILRQFEMMGVYTTAKSLAIGRSHDVLRSLQLLNKAGVGIPKTIITREPSQIDNLLERVGLPAVIKVAQARNNHAVLVESQKAANSVLQAFYMGDADLLIQEYAGNTTEEIQDVRAVVVGSTVVASVKREGSARSFFSSSGKQEYGMSAKLTEQERKLAVKAARAIGLSVCVVDMLLTPSRQFVLRLDSAPALESIEQVTGRNIAGKIIDYVELNAPRRNKKDKVGA; this is translated from the coding sequence ATGAAAATTGGAATTCTGACCCACCTGCCTAACTACTACACCGAACGGCGGCTTGAAGAAGAGGCGCAAAAACGCGGCCACGATGTGATGATGATTCGTTCTTCGGCGAGTCACGTCGAGATCAACAGCGAACACCCAACGGTGATCTACCAAGGCCAAGCGCTTGATGATTTAAACGCGGTGATTCCGCGCATCTTACCCAGCGCGTCATCGTACGGCAATGCTATTTTACGGCAATTCGAAATGATGGGCGTCTATACCACGGCAAAATCGCTGGCTATCGGTCGTTCACACGATGTGCTTCGTAGCTTACAGTTACTCAATAAAGCCGGCGTGGGCATCCCAAAAACTATCATTACCCGCGAACCAAGCCAGATCGATAACTTGCTCGAACGGGTAGGGCTCCCGGCGGTTATTAAGGTTGCCCAAGCGCGCAATAACCACGCCGTACTGGTAGAAAGCCAAAAGGCAGCAAATTCTGTGCTGCAGGCGTTTTATATGGGTGATGCTGACCTTTTAATCCAAGAATATGCCGGCAATACCACCGAAGAAATTCAGGATGTTCGAGCCGTGGTGGTAGGGAGTACGGTTGTCGCCAGCGTCAAGCGCGAAGGTTCGGCTCGTAGTTTCTTTTCAAGTTCCGGCAAGCAAGAATATGGCATGAGCGCCAAGCTCACCGAACAAGAGCGTAAATTAGCGGTTAAGGCGGCTCGGGCTATTGGCCTCAGCGTCTGCGTGGTAGACATGCTGCTAACGCCTTCACGACAGTTTGTACTTCGGCTTGATTCAGCACCGGCGCTCGAAAGCATCGAGCAGGTAACCGGGCGTAACATTGCCGGAAAAATCATTGATTATGTTGAATTAAACGCCCCAAGACGTAATAAAAAAGACAAAGTTGGCGCATAA
- a CDS encoding ATP-grasp domain-containing protein: protein MAWLENAISYNRNRQMGSVYYDQSYFIYLNQYFDDYLMVGNSHNQWLKDFDLYDKHIQLQSDGEAHTNPRLAASESFAEVVKSHPRRKFVLYGPLDPPYPVNPLMYIMNSPTIAHAYEHKRYFRDEFADLINLPDHVVKRLDELNADAYAELSAMFGEKFVVQEVESSGSKGTFIVKNLTQFEAAVRNLKAISYSGTVVVSKFIDGETFSVQVCVTKYGIFTGGLQRQLVDSPYLCNPNLPEVTKWVGGELGGQYPEILKHRTQEIATVVGSELASHGYRGIFGIDLIITPENEVYAIEINARLTGYSGVLSDMQFEKQKIPFMLLHILELANMRYEVNDSDALPTMNSLDDKYSYLILCNQLETKQILKTEIKSGIYKLTEQGVEFVKSSYSIVDLPDEDHVIILSRFKKGDTINRGSRILKIIKKGATMSAETADLDKPAQELVAKIKQHFKIES from the coding sequence ATGGCTTGGCTTGAAAACGCAATTTCTTACAACCGTAACCGGCAGATGGGCTCTGTTTATTATGACCAGTCATATTTTATTTATTTAAATCAGTATTTTGACGATTATCTCATGGTGGGTAACTCGCACAACCAGTGGTTAAAAGACTTCGATCTGTACGACAAACACATTCAGTTACAGTCAGATGGCGAGGCACATACCAATCCGCGCTTGGCTGCTTCTGAAAGCTTTGCCGAGGTGGTAAAATCGCACCCACGGCGCAAATTTGTACTATATGGCCCGCTCGATCCACCGTACCCGGTTAATCCACTGATGTACATCATGAACTCACCTACAATCGCGCACGCCTACGAACATAAGCGCTACTTCCGGGATGAATTTGCCGATCTCATTAACCTGCCGGATCATGTAGTGAAGCGCCTGGATGAACTGAACGCCGATGCTTACGCTGAGCTTTCGGCGATGTTTGGCGAAAAATTTGTTGTCCAGGAAGTTGAATCGTCTGGGTCAAAAGGGACGTTTATTGTTAAAAACCTCACCCAATTTGAAGCAGCCGTCAGAAACTTGAAGGCCATTTCTTACAGTGGTACGGTAGTGGTTTCTAAGTTTATTGATGGCGAAACCTTTAGCGTCCAGGTGTGTGTGACGAAGTACGGCATTTTTACCGGTGGCTTGCAGCGACAACTAGTGGACAGCCCTTACCTCTGTAACCCTAACCTACCCGAAGTGACCAAATGGGTGGGTGGCGAGCTCGGCGGGCAATATCCGGAAATTCTTAAGCATCGCACACAGGAAATCGCCACTGTCGTCGGGTCGGAGCTAGCGAGTCACGGCTACCGGGGTATTTTTGGTATCGATTTAATTATTACGCCAGAAAATGAAGTTTATGCGATCGAAATTAACGCCCGGCTCACTGGTTATAGCGGTGTTTTGAGCGACATGCAGTTTGAGAAACAAAAAATCCCCTTTATGCTGCTGCATATCCTTGAGCTTGCGAATATGCGCTACGAAGTCAACGATTCCGACGCACTGCCGACCATGAACTCGCTTGACGATAAATATTCTTACCTGATTCTCTGTAACCAACTCGAAACCAAGCAAATACTTAAAACCGAGATTAAAAGCGGCATTTACAAGCTGACCGAGCAGGGCGTAGAATTTGTGAAAAGCAGCTACTCGATTGTTGATCTGCCCGACGAAGACCATGTTATTATTTTGAGTCGCTTCAAAAAAGGCGATACGATCAATCGGGGCTCTCGTATCTTGAAAATTATCAAAAAGGGTGCGACTATGAGTGCAGAAACCGCCGACCTCGACAAACCGGCCCAAGAGTTGGTCGCAAAAATAAAGCAGCATTTTAAGATCGAATCGTAG